The Anaerolineales bacterium genomic interval ACTCATCGACTGTGATCGGGGAACGTAGATCCCGATCCGAACTTCTCTATGATTGGCAGCATAGGGCTGCCAGTTTCTTTTTGATGATGGGCTGAGGGTGCGACTTGGCTCAACACAGCCAAGGAGTATTCTCTGTGAGTTTCGAACGTTTTGCGTTAGATGCGCGTCTGCGCGACGGCATCCAAGCGGCGGGCTATACGACGCCGACCCCCATTCAAGACCAAGCCATCCCGCCCGTCCTGGCCGGCCGTGACCTGATCGGCATCGCCCAGACCGGAACGGGAAAGACGGCGGCCTTCATGCTGCCCATCCTGCAGCGCCTGGTCACTCACCCCGGCCGCGGTGTGCGGGCGCTGATCCTTGCCCCCACCCGCGAACTGGCCGAGCAGATCCATCAGGCCACTCGCCAGTTTGGAAAGCGCACCGGCGTTCGCAGCCTGGCGATCTATGGCGGCGTGGGCAAGAAGGCGCAGGTAGATGGGCTGCGCCGCGGCGCCGATGTCGTCGTCGCCTGTCCTGGAAGGTTGCTCGACCTGGCCGGCGAGCGCAGTATCGACCTGTCGCGGGTCGAAGTCCTGGTGCTGGACGAGGCCGACCGCATGTGCGACATGGGGTTCCTGCCGGACATCCAGCGTATCCTCAAGCTGCTGCCGGCTCGGCGCCAGACGCTGTTCTTCGCGGCCACTATGCCCGACGACATCCGCCGGCTGGCGGACAGCATCCTGCGGGATCCGGTGGCGGTCCAGGTCGGCGTGATCGCTCCGCCCAAGACGGTGTCCCACGCCCTGTATCCGGTCGAGGGGGGCCTGAAGAAGTCCCTGCTTCTGGCGGTGTTGGAGCGCAGGGCCACCGGGCGGGCGCTGATCTTCACCCGCACCAAGCATCGGGCGCGCTCTTTGGCCCGCGACCTGGACAAGCAAGGCTACCGGGTCGAGGCCCTGCAGGGCAACATGACCCAGAACCGCCGCCAGGACGCGATCGATGGTTTCCGGGGCAACAAGTACGACATCCTGGTCGCCACCGATGTCGCCTCGCGCGGCATCGATGTGGCGGACATCGCTCACGTGATCAATTACGACATGCCGGACACAGTCGATGCCTACACCCACCGCGTCGGCCGCACCGGGCGGATGGAGCATACC includes:
- a CDS encoding DEAD/DEAH box helicase, which gives rise to MSFERFALDARLRDGIQAAGYTTPTPIQDQAIPPVLAGRDLIGIAQTGTGKTAAFMLPILQRLVTHPGRGVRALILAPTRELAEQIHQATRQFGKRTGVRSLAIYGGVGKKAQVDGLRRGADVVVACPGRLLDLAGERSIDLSRVEVLVLDEADRMCDMGFLPDIQRILKLLPARRQTLFFAATMPDDIRRLADSILRDPVAVQVGVIAPPKTVSHALYPVEGGLKKSLLLAVLERRATGRALIFTRTKHRARSLARDLDKQGYRVEALQGNMTQNRRQDAIDGFRGNKYDILVATDVASRGIDVADIAHVINYDMPDTVDAYTHRVGRTGRMEHTGEALTLAQPEDEPIVRQIEKVLGEPLVRRRLADFNYGGFNPESIPKGGGNGNGNGKASPGRSNGNGRRPSIAAPRRNDASRGRTHR